The following are from one region of the Sorghum bicolor cultivar BTx623 chromosome 2, Sorghum_bicolor_NCBIv3, whole genome shotgun sequence genome:
- the LOC8073101 gene encoding DNA repair protein RAD51 homolog 4 isoform X2, whose translation MAAAGGGGGSGGGGTTSGCGLKRRYAPRDQEEETMNQDQPSKEDWCGRIWNGMDLLKDATENKHVLPTGLEGIDTLLGGGLRQGQLTEVTGPSSSGKTQVCLHSASHAAVKHMGVVMYLDTSNSFSPSRIATIIDGTNLSDQRGFDLPPKERLKTLMKSIICESVFDIFGMFDILHQLEVSLLSDKVKSGGKKICLLIIDSISSLLAPIIGGKYPQGRSMMISVAMILKKLAYEHNLSVLVTNHMVSAGNGAVKPALGESWKAVPHVRLVISREHDSNICTATVLKHTQLASGRTTKFVIPS comes from the exons ATGGCGGCGGCCGGTGGCGGAGGAGGAAGCGGAGGGGGAGGCACCACATCCGGCTGTGGTCTGAAGCGCCGCTATGCACCACGCGACCAGGAG GAGGAGACGATGAATCAAGATCAGCCTTCTAAGGAAGATTGGTGTGGGCGAATTTGGAATGGGATGGACTTGCTCAAGGACGCCACTGAAAACAAGCATGTCCTCCCTACTGGACTAGAAGG CATCGacacacttcttggaggtggcCTGCGCCAAGGTCAGCTGACAGAGGTTACTGGACCATCATCTTCTGGTAAAACACAG GTCTGTCTACATTCTGCTTCACATGCTGCAGTGAAGCATATGGGTGTGGTTATGTACTTGGATACTAGTAATTCCTTCTCTCCTAGCCGCATTGCCACCATAATTGATGGAACTAACCTATCTGATCAAAGAG GTTTTGACTTGCCGCCTAAGGAGAGGCTCAAGACTCTGATGAAAAGCATCATCTGTGAGTCTGTGTTTGATATATTTGGTATGTTTGATATATTACATCAACTTGAAGTCTCTCTACTGAGTGACAAG GTAAAAAGTGGTGGTAAGAAAATTTGCTTACTTATCATTGACTCGATATCATCCTTACTTGCTCCCATCATTGGAGGCAAGTATCCACAAG GGCGGTCAATGATGATATCAGTGGCGATGATCCTTAAGAAGTTAGCCTATGAGCATAATCTATCTGTTCTG GTAACCAATCATATGGTTTCTGCTGGCAATGGAGCTGTCAAGCCTGCTCTTGGTGAGAGCTGGAAAGCTGTTCCACATGTCCGCCTGGTGATATCTCGTGAACACGATAGTAATATCTGCACAGCAACTGTGCTGAAGCACACACAACTG GCTTCTGGCCGTACTACAAAATTTGTGATACCCAGCTAA
- the LOC8073101 gene encoding DNA repair protein RAD51 homolog 4 isoform X1 — MTSHKVQKDLCKASLALARLNYSAVVMAAAGGGGGSGGGGTTSGCGLKRRYAPRDQEEETMNQDQPSKEDWCGRIWNGMDLLKDATENKHVLPTGLEGIDTLLGGGLRQGQLTEVTGPSSSGKTQVCLHSASHAAVKHMGVVMYLDTSNSFSPSRIATIIDGTNLSDQRGFDLPPKERLKTLMKSIICESVFDIFGMFDILHQLEVSLLSDKVKSGGKKICLLIIDSISSLLAPIIGGKYPQGRSMMISVAMILKKLAYEHNLSVLVTNHMVSAGNGAVKPALGESWKAVPHVRLVISREHDSNICTATVLKHTQLASGRTTKFVIPS, encoded by the exons ATGACTTCTCATAAAGTGCAAAAGGACCTGTGCAAAGCATCACTAGCCTTAG CAAGACTCAACTACTCGGCGGTGGTGATGGCGGCGGCCGGTGGCGGAGGAGGAAGCGGAGGGGGAGGCACCACATCCGGCTGTGGTCTGAAGCGCCGCTATGCACCACGCGACCAGGAG GAGGAGACGATGAATCAAGATCAGCCTTCTAAGGAAGATTGGTGTGGGCGAATTTGGAATGGGATGGACTTGCTCAAGGACGCCACTGAAAACAAGCATGTCCTCCCTACTGGACTAGAAGG CATCGacacacttcttggaggtggcCTGCGCCAAGGTCAGCTGACAGAGGTTACTGGACCATCATCTTCTGGTAAAACACAG GTCTGTCTACATTCTGCTTCACATGCTGCAGTGAAGCATATGGGTGTGGTTATGTACTTGGATACTAGTAATTCCTTCTCTCCTAGCCGCATTGCCACCATAATTGATGGAACTAACCTATCTGATCAAAGAG GTTTTGACTTGCCGCCTAAGGAGAGGCTCAAGACTCTGATGAAAAGCATCATCTGTGAGTCTGTGTTTGATATATTTGGTATGTTTGATATATTACATCAACTTGAAGTCTCTCTACTGAGTGACAAG GTAAAAAGTGGTGGTAAGAAAATTTGCTTACTTATCATTGACTCGATATCATCCTTACTTGCTCCCATCATTGGAGGCAAGTATCCACAAG GGCGGTCAATGATGATATCAGTGGCGATGATCCTTAAGAAGTTAGCCTATGAGCATAATCTATCTGTTCTG GTAACCAATCATATGGTTTCTGCTGGCAATGGAGCTGTCAAGCCTGCTCTTGGTGAGAGCTGGAAAGCTGTTCCACATGTCCGCCTGGTGATATCTCGTGAACACGATAGTAATATCTGCACAGCAACTGTGCTGAAGCACACACAACTG GCTTCTGGCCGTACTACAAAATTTGTGATACCCAGCTAA